The genomic DNA GCTGCACCGCAGCTCTCCTACATCACTATGTTGCAGAATTATAAATGCAGTTGTTGAGGAGACTCCATTTTCAGCTGCATTGCATCTCTCCTACATCACTATGTTGCAGAATTAAATGCAGTTGTTGAGGAGACTCATCTTCAGCTGCACCGCAGCTCCCCTACATCACTATGTTGCAGAATTATAAATGCAGTTGTTGAGGAGACTCCATTTTCAGCTGCATTGCATCTCTCCTACATCACTATGTTGCAGAATTAAATGCAGTTGTTGAGGAGACTCATCTTCAGCTGCACCGCAGCTCCCCTACATCACTATGTTGCAGAATTGAATGCAGTTGTTGAGGAGACTTCATCTTCAGCTGCACTGCATCGCTCCTACATCGCTATGTCGCAGAATTAAATACAGTCGTGCTCcactagtgtttataaatgcatATTATGATTGCGGTGGGTTAGCAGGCAACAGCCTCCGGGCACCCACCTCACCCGCTGGAGTGTCATTGTCATAGAAATAGCGGCTAAAAAGCTCCCATATTTTATCTACTCCCCTAATTAAGCAGGTTCCCCTGCTCCTGTGCACGTGTCAGGCTGTCCTTTCTGTGAAGGTGATGAACACCCATCCTTTTTGGGCTGCGATGCGGGCGTACATTCGGGTAACTCTCCATAAATAGCCCATCCTCTCCCTCTACCAGAGTCTTATTAACCACATACTCCTCTATTATCCTCTCCTCCTCTTCGGCTTCCTCTGAGGGCACTAGATGTTCTTctggctcctcctcttcctcctcctcttccattGTTCCAGACAGTAAGTCCTGAGCTTCTTCCTGGGAGAACTCCTTCCCATACTCATTGGGCAAGTGCCCTCTGCGGTTTTCCATGCCATCTACTTCAAGACTGGACTCTCTGCTGCCTGCCCAGCTAAGGCCAAAGCTCTCGCCATCAGAGAAAGCCTGTGCAGCCATGCTGAGCTCCTGCATGGAGCGACTGAACCCCTTTTGCAGCTCCACTGCCGTGTCCCTGCTGTAGGATGTACGGTGGGCCAGAGACCCCTCTGTGCTGGGCGCAGCCCTTTCAACAAACATTCGCTGCCAATTGGCCAACATGTCCTCCTCTGAACTTGCGGAGCTGGGAGCGGCACTGCTCAGAGGAGAGCGGGCAGGGTTATCTGCGCTGCGTGCCCTTTGTGGGTAACTAGCTGTGGATGCTGGGCTGTTGGGTACAGTACGATGTCGGTCTGGGCTGCCATCCTCCCCTTGCACTAAGCGGAGAGAAATGGCTTGGCGCGTTGCATAGGTGCAGTTGGGCAATGGGCTATTTTTTGGGATCCTCACCTTCTCATCGGAGAACTCAATCACTTTGCGCCCAGGGTACATCGGATGAGGCGGAGGAGGGGTGGGATAGGGGTTGAGTTTTTCAAAAGTGGGCGGATCTTCTGAAGCACTATCTACACTGCCCTGGTGCTGGAGACTCCCGTTCTGCTGCTGCCGACgggtctctctttctctctctccacaACCGCTCATGTCCACGTGCACAAACACATCCTCTGCCGTCGGGCCACTGCCACTGCTGGAGGTGGCGGAGTTTAGAATTAAGGACTCTGGCTTTTCCAGCACACGGGCAATGACGGAGGTGGGCACCACATCGGACTGTGAAAGGCCTGACGGACTATCCTGGCCAGAGCCCGGAGACGTGGCAGCGCTTTGCATGTGTTTGGCAACCAGGTCCTGAAGCTTGTAGGGAAGCTGTAGAGCAAAACAAGGACTAAGTTTACACTGTACTGGGAACAAACCAAACGTAATCTTGCACGGTAATCTCACACTCAGCATATACTCTATCCACATCAGCTCACACTCAGCATATACTCTATCCACATCAGCTCACACTCAGCATATACTCTATCCACATCAGCTCACACTCAGCATATACTCTATACACATCAGCTCACACTCAGCATATACTCTATACACACTCAGCCCACACTCAGCATATACTCTATACACATCAGCTCACACTCAGAATATACTCTATACACATCAGCTCACACTCAGCATATACTCTATACACATCAGCCCACACTCAGCATATACTCTATACACATCAGCTCACACTCAGAATATACTCTATACACATCAGCTCACACTCAGCATATACTCTATACACATCAGCCCACACTCAGCATATACTCTATCCACATCAGATCACACTCAGCATATACTCTATACACATCAGCTCACACTCAGAATATACTCTATACACATCAGCTCACACTCAGCATATACTCTATCCACATCAGCTCACACTCAGCATATACTCTATCCACATCAGCTCACACTCAGCATATACTCTATACACATCAGCTCACACTCAGAATATACTCTATACACATCAGCTCACACTCAGAATATACTCTATCCACATCAGCTCACACTCAGAATATACTCTATCCACATCAGCTCACACTCAGCATATACTCTATCCACATCAGCTCACACTCAGAATATACTCTATACACATCAGCTCACACTCAGAATATACTCTATACACATCAGCCCACACTCAGCATATACTCTATACACATCAGCATATACTCTATCCACATCAGCTCACACTCAGCATATACTCTATACACATCAGATCACActcagcatatattctatacacaCTCAGCCCCTCAGCATTTGCTCTACTCGCACTGGTTCATACTCAAAGCCCCATTATATGTTCACATcggctcactcactcactcactcagcCTGCACTCACATGGGCAAGTATAAGTTCCCCATCATTAAACTCACGTCTGCAAACTTGTGGTTCCGGAAGTGTGACTTGTTACATTTCAAAAGCTGTACAGCAAGATTGCAGTCCTGGCGATACCGGTCCTGCAATGAGTGGTGACAAGCATTACAAAGGCAAACGACATCTAATGATCCATTGTCTGATTTCATCGGCCTGATAGACTGTCACCCCTGTGTCTCACTGCCTGATCGCTTACATCACACAGCCCCATCGGTCGCAGCTTATCCCCAGACTTACATTTAGCTCTTCCAGTTTGTTGATGGTGGTTTTTGCATCCATTAGTTTGTTGGTGAGCTCCACAATCTCCCAATCGAAGGTTTTCCTGTCCATTTCGGCTTTCTTTATCTGTAAGGGGCAAAAGGGACAGTTACGGAGAGGACAAGATGAAAGTGAATTCTGGGGTGGGGCACAGAGGTAGGTTGGAGAACACATCCCCAAAAGGATCACCagacagaaggcaggaaggaagAGATTCCAGAAATCTGAGGGAATAATACAAATAGTAATAAACCTTCATGTGGAACTTAGGTCTAACATCTAGTGAGGGTGGGCATGGGGCAACAAGGAGAGTGCCAGACAGTATGAGGTGGCAACAAAACACAGGAGCAACCAAACCCATCTCCAATCTACCAAACGCAACTGAATAGATCCAACTCTGGCTGAGCGATGCCTGGATGGAAAAGTGACAGCATGaggcagaaagagagagaaaacaaaGAGACAGGTAAATTTGAAAATGATACAATATGGCCCTGTTTCTCTAGCCCTAACATATATATACCACACTCATGACTCCTATACCTCTAGCACTAACCTATATACCACACTCATGACTCCTATACCTCTAGCACTAACCTATATACCACACTCATGACTCCTATACCTCTAGCACTAACCTATATACCACACTCATGACTCCTATAGCTCTAGCAATAACCTATATACCACACTCATGACTCCCATACCTCTAGCACTAACCTATATACCACACTCATGACTCCTATAGCTCTAGCACTAACCTATATACCACACTCATGACTCCTATAGCTCTAGCAATAACCTATATACCACACTCATGACTCCCATACCTCTAGCACTAACCTATATACCACACTCATGACTCCTATAGCTCTAGCACTAACCTATATACCACACTCATGACTCCTATAGCTCTAGCACTAACCTATATACCACACTCATGACTCCTATAGCTCTAGCACTAACCTATATACCACACTCATGACTCCTATAGCTCTAGCAATAACCTATATACCACACTCATGACTCCCATACCTCTAGCACTAACCTATATACCACACTCATGACTCCTATAGCTCTAGCACTAACCTATATACCACACTCATGACTCCTATAGCTCTAGCACTAACCTATATACCACACTCATGACTCCTATAGCTCTAGCACTAATCTGAGTGCAGCCTCAATGGCTCTAATACTGCTAATGTTTAGCTCTGCACAATTTCCAGCAGAATTGCTCATAATACATTCCCAGCTCCCATAGAATTATTAAGTCTATAAGCAAAACCAGGGAGTTGCCTATTGTGTGATTGGCCACTTTTTGAAAGTTCAGCTCCCTGACCAATATAGTGAGATGGGGGGGAGTAGGGGGTGTAACTAAGGTGTTACATATAACCCCTAATTAGCATTagattaattaaagaaaaaagatttaTGAAGAAGGCCtccctttaaccctttagtgCTGTGCATTGTAAAAATAGTGATGACTTTAACAATGCAAAACACAGCCGACTGAACTAGGGATGCGCCAATACACtattcgtgaaagattcggccgaatacagaaccggatttccatatgcaaattaggggtgacaaaaagttacgtgatttccctcgccgcccctaatttgtatatgcaaaatagaattcggattcggttcagccgggcaggaggattcggacggatctgaatcctgctgaaaaaggctgagtgctgaaccgaatcctgaattcgtgCATCCATAGAATGAACTACCAACACCAAAAGggttaaaataagtaaaaaagcaGTTAAATGTGCAGTGTAGCATAACCCAGTTAATGGTTGAAAGGGGGTTAATGTCATGTTAAGCCTGGAATAGTGGGTAATACCAGAGTGTGCAGCTTCTCCTCCAGGTCCTGATTGGCTCTCTGGGAGGCGGTGTAGCTGTTCTGTAGCCTGTAAATCAGAAACAGGGGGTGAACGGGGACAACATCACAGGCACTGGGATATCAGAGGCAGGCAATTGTGatatggttaaagggatcctgtcatcggaaaacatctttttttttttttaaaacgcatcagttaatagtgctactcctgcagaattctgcactgaatccatttctcaaaagagcaaacagatttttttatattcaattttgaaatcggacatggggctagacattttgtcaatttcccagctgccccatgtcatgtgacttgtgcctgcactttaggagagaaatgctttatgacaggctgctgtttttccttctcaatgtaactgaatgtgtctcagtgggacatgggtttttactattgagtgttgttcttagatctaccaggcagctgttatcttgtgttagggagctgttatctggttaccttcccattgttcttttgtttggctgctggggggggggaagggaggggatgatatcactccaacttgcagtacagcagtaaagagtgactgaagtttatcagagcacaagtcacatgactgggggcagctgggaaattgaaaatattgtctagctccatgtcagatttcaaaattaaatataaaaaaatctgtttgctcttttgagaaatggatttcagtgcagaattctgctggagcagcactattaactgattaattttgaatttttttttttttccccatgacagtatccctttaaagaactgtTGATATTACTTGCTATTAACCTGCAATCACATTTATTGTGACCATCACAATAAAGTATGGGtgcagcaaatccaggattctgtttgggattcggcctttttccagcaggattcggattcagcccaTTCTTCTGCCCGGCTTTAcataatcctaatttacatatgcaaattaggggtggccgagggaaatcacgtgactttttgtcacaaaacaaggaagtaaatgtttttcccttcccacctctaatttgcatatgcaaatgcatatgcaaattagtaattcggtattcggccgaatctttcacgaaggatttggccgaatccaaaatagtggatttgatgcatccctacaaCAAAGGTGATTgctggttaaaggataagtaaaccttcaaaatctgtgaatgtaaaattgatgagggtgctattctaagcacttttgtaatttacattcattatttattcccagatattaattgatacatgtactgttaatatatgGGGGCGCCAGATATTTAGCCCTACCCCTACTCTGAGCCCTTGTCCCCCCTACTGCCCCCACCAGTGACTGCACATGCGCTCATTCCTATGCAGGATCAGGGAGGTTGGCCAGTcaagttgcctagggtgcccagaaGGCTCAGTCCGGCACTGGGTGGAAGTCACAGGATTGCCCTTCTGAGTTATTGGGACTGGCCACAACCTACCTACGGAATTTGTCCTTAAGCTTTTCCACTTCTTCTCTGTTGCGACTCAATTCCATCTCCAAGTACTGACCCCGAGCATCCACCTCATGTTCCATGGCTTCCATCTTGGTGGTGGCATAGGCCAGGCGACGTCGCAGCTCATCATTTTGGTGCTGCAGAAACCTGAGACAAAGCAGGTAAGGCCAAGTCATTGGGGACAGTAAGGAAGTAATCTTAAGTTTTACAGATCAATCTGATCTCCTGTCTAGAAGATTATAACCAACCAAATCTACCAGCTCTCCACTGAATGCACATTGGCTCAGCATATAAAGCTCCACAAATGACCCTCCTATTGGCTCACGATATAAAGCTCTCCCCCTAACCTTAAACTGACTCCGGATATAAAGTTCTCCCACTGATTCTCCATTGTTTTGGGATATAAAGCTCACCCACTTACACTGTCATTGGTcaaggacagtgatccccaaccagtagctcgtgaacaacatgttgctctccgaccccttggatgttgctcccagtggcctcaaagcaggtgcttatttttgaatttctggtttagatgaaagctttagttgcataaaaaacaggtttactgcaaaacagagccttctgtaggctgcaagtccacattaggggctaccaatacccaaccatagcccttatttggaagcctcgggaactttttgcatgcttatgttgctctccaacattatatTACACTTAAATTTGGCTCACGGgtaataaaaggttggggacccctggtctagtatATAAATCTCTCCCAACTAGCCCCCATTGTCTCAGGATATAAAGCTCTcccacttaagctggccataaatgtaaagattttttaaagatcagatcgtcatcgtgagaccacgattatctcaaaacgatcgtacgaattgtccatcaactaaaaagaccatttgctgggaaaacaaaggggagctgcctgcttggccctgcaaacatagatagattgtacggGGACCgattaagatttttttaacctggccgatcaattttctgaaagATATCCGTAGAAAAATCGTAACATGTACgttcgttcgaatcccactaacttcacgataatttcgaaagaTTGGTCGGACgtcgctaaaattggtcgttcggcaaaatttttgcgtctatggggagtttTACACTCCCATTGGCTCATGATATAATGCTCTTCCACTAAACCCACCATTGGCTCAGGATTTAAAGCTCTCCTGCTGATCCCCCAATGGCTCAGGATATAAAGCTCTCCCACTGACCCCCTTTGGCTCAGGATATAAAGCTCTCCCGCTGACCCCCTTTGGCTCAGGATATAAAGCTCTCCCGCTGACCCCCTTTGGCTCAGGTTATAAAGCTCTCCGCTGACTCCCTTTGGCTCAGGATATAAAGCTCTCCGCTGACTCCCTTTGGCTCAGGATATAAAGCTCTCCCGCTGACCCCCTTTGGCTCAGGATATAAAGCTCTCCCGCTGACCCCCTTTGGCTCAGGTTATAAAGCTCTCCGCTGACTCCCTTTGGCTCAGGATATAAAGCTCTCCGCTGACTCCCTTTGGCTCAGGATATAAAGCTCTCCCCTGACCCCCTTTGGCTCAGGATATAAAGCTCTCCCGCTGACCCCCTTGGCTCAGGATATAAAGCTCTCCCGCTGACCCCCTTTGGCTCAGGATATAAAGCTCTCCCGCTGACCCCCTTTGGCTCAGGATATAAAGCTCTCCCGCTGACCCCCTTTGGCTCAGGATATACAGCTCTCCCGCTGACCCCCTTTGGCTCAGGATATAAAGCTCTCCCGCTGACCCCCTTTGGCTCAGGATATAAAGCTCTCCCGCTGATCCCCTTTGGCTCAGGTTATAAAGCTCTCCCGCTGACCCCCTTTGGCTCAGGATATAAAGCTCTCCCGCTGACCCCCATTGGCTCAGGATATAAAGCTCTCCCGCTATCCCCCTTTGGCTCAGGATTTAAAGCTCTCCCGCTGACCCCCTTTGGCTCAGGATATAAAGCTCTCCCATGGACATCACAATCAGCTTAAAATATAACACCATTTAACGCCCCTTATCAGCTCAGATATAAAGGTCATGAGCCTCATGTTGCAGCTAGTAAAGATGTAGGACTGGATGACATATAAAAGGACAGCCCAGGGTACCTACTGAGTTGCTCATATACAGTCACATGCTGACCTGACGGATTCAATTGACTGACTGACAGACACTATTGATCCTGCTGTGAAGCTGCTCCATGAATCAATGAGTGAAAGTAGCACTACCAGCAGCAAAGCAATCCCAGCACCCAACACTAACCCCTCCTGGCCCTGATCATTGTATAGCATAAAATGCAGGGCCCatgtagaaaaaacaaaaagactcCCCATTATGAGACAGGACTTCTGTTCTACAGAGATTTATCCTCTACAAATAACCGATAGGAATAACAGACCCCAATTACTCAGCTGGGAACTGTCCAGCATGGGGCTTCTTATGCAGAGACCTGACGTACATAATTACGCTCATCAAGCACAAAGGCCAAACCATATTGACTTCTAATTaaatagtgttaaaaaaaaggggTAACACAAATTCCCTTCAGCACCCGGGTGCCACTAATAACATGCAAATGCCCCATCGCTACCAATCTGAGAGTAACTTCAGGGTTAATACAAGTCTCAAGTGAGGAAAGCAAAGGGTGGGGCTCATCGCTAGCACTTCTctgctttattgtttttatgCTTGCCTATCAGGCAGAAAATAGGAGGGTCCAGAGATTGCCATGATTTATGTCATTTACACCAACCCCTAAGCTTGGCCTCAtagcagcagcccagaccccactgagcatgtgcagtgccactgacacacaaaagatgcctaacTAGAACTGCCTggacctctgggctggtacagtaagtacagtattaTATAAACTTCACCATTGATAGACAGTTTTTTGTAGGCTTTACATAAATCCATTATTTCAGAGCTGCTGATTTGCCTCTGGCATGGAAGTTCTAGAGACACCTTCAAACCCATGTGAccgagaaaagaaaaaataatggatttggggCAGATATACTAAGCAGGTTATTCATATGACTCAATACTTACTGGATACGTTCCCCTTCTGTCTGCGGCTCCTGGGGAAAAGGAGAAATAGATTCAGTCACATGACCTGTACCCGGACATAGACACAGTCATGCCAAAGGGGCAGAAGCTTTGCAGGAATATGGCAATGCCCCGTGTTACATCAGATCCAGAGAAGCAGAGAAATCCCAAAGACATTAATGTAGGCGGAGAACTGAATCAGACTGTGGGACACTGGCTGGTCACATCTCAGAGAATATTATGTGGCCCATGTAGGTGGCACACCATTAAGCGTCAAAAGCAATTACATCTCTATAAGGGTAATGGCATGCAGGGTACTTTATGTTCTTGAAGCAGCTCCGTGTGCCATTATCCTAATGCCCTTAAACAGGAGGCAGCCAATGGCTTACTGAATCGCCTGGAATGCCCTTCTACAGACACACACTGCTGGTTGGAAGGCTGGATTACACATTAAAGGGACACggtcattgggaaaaaaaaaaaaaaaatcagaaggcatcagttaatagtgctgctccagcagaattctgcactgaaatccgtttctcaaaagagcaaaaataatttttatatttaattttgaaatctgacatggggctagacatgtcagtttcccagctgcccccagtcatgtgacttgtgctctgataaacttcagtcactctttactgctgtactgcaagttggagtgatatcaccccctccctttccccccccagcagcctaacaacagaacaataggaaggtaaccagatagcagctccctaacacaagataacagctgcctggtagatctaagaacagcactcaatagtaaaatccaggtcccactgagacacattcagttacattgagtaggagaaacaacagcctgccagaaagcagttccatcctaaagtgctggctctttctgaaagcacatgaccaggcaaaatgacctgagatgcacctacacaccaatattactactaaatacacttgctggttccgaATGAAATTGTATACtgcaaagtgaattatttgcagtgtaaacagtgtcatttaaaaataaaaagaatccctttaacattgggAAATCCAACAAGTTCAGCAGATCCTGCAAtcaattaaaggataagtgaaacgtaaaaataaatgaatgaaaatagatgagaatgctattctaaggacttttgcaatgtacattcgttgtttatttttctttaattccaagatattaagggatacatgtactgttaatgagTGAATtatgttacagcagcgccacctgctggtcagtctcAGAAAGCCAGACGTCAATTCAGATTTGGTGTTCCACAATGTCTGGCAAGGTCCGATAATGCTGAAAAGCCGATAACTCACCAGCCCTTTTAACGGGATTCTCATGCTGACCAAATCACTGAGCTGTTGGCTGAACAGTTCCCTACAATGCTGTGGACACACAAAGCTGCAGTATATAGCGGCTTTCTCATAATGCCTGCAGTGCAAGGGGGTGAGAGAATTGGACAGATTTGGGGAGGGGGGGTAATGGAGAGAGAAGAATGGGAATCACTGTGCAGGGACAAAAGGGCAAATGTGAGGACTGAGAATTAGAAGGAGGGAGCAATGGGTAGGGCAGTAATGTGGAATGGCAATACTAATAACATAGAATATCATGTACAGTTATGAACAATTATCCCCTATTATGAGACACGATTTCTGGTCCAAAGAGATTTATCTTctatgaataaaatacattttatctgtaAGGAATGGATAAATACAGTTAGATGCAGAGATCTGCCACTAGGGGGCATATGACCCGATGGTagagaacatttttaaatgaaataatgacTGAATAATGAAAGAACAGGTCATTTTAGGCAACACTTTTACTAAGCTCCAGATAAAACCTTGGCACGGCATGTAATAGCCAGAATGCTAAAAGATCCAATACGATTTTTTAACACCAAGAATGTTGTATTTAATTGACATGAAGTAGAAGGTACAATagattggagctttctggatactagATTTTCAAATCACAGACTCCCATCCTATATGGTAAGAGTGTAACCGTGTGAGTGGGGACAGTGTGAAAAGGGAGCTGGGGGTAAAAATTAGGAGTGGAGGGTTACATGTGGAATGGGATGGTGCAGGATAACAGAGATGTACAGGTGAAGCTTAAATAAAGAGAGAGTCACGAGGAATGGGATGGGCAGGATGAGAGAGCAGCTGGGCAGTTCTGGATTTGAAATATAGAAATGTGGGCACTAACCTTATTGCAACTGCCAGTTAGTGAGGAAGAAGCCCTAGGGAAGGGACTTCAAGTCTCTGGGCTTAGGTGGGAGGCTGAGGAGAGGGACTCTGTGTCCACAAAGCTCAGCTCAGATGAGATTTGAGGCTTTCCCATTCTTCCTCCCTTGACCCAGACTCCCAATGCTTCCACTCTAATGCCCCTAATGGCCAATAATTATCTCATTCATCTCTGTGGCCTTTGTATTGTCCACTGAGCACCCGGGACACTCTGAATTCCTGCGTCCAGACCTGATTGAGGTGTCAATAACGTCATGAGACCTCCTCACCCCAGATGCTTCCACCACAGCCCACTGATCAGAGATGGGGATTCTTCATCAGTACTGCGCCCACCAGCCTTCTGCCTGCTTCCAGGCATGTTTATGGGGCTCAGCACCCTGAAAGTGAGCTTGAGCTCATCTAAGAACTGGGAGAACTTGGCCTTGTCCTCTTGGCTCTTGTTGTCTGGTGAGGGTGTTCGGAATCTCCTCAAATCTCTCTGAGAAGGTGAGAGAGCCATGGGCGAGTTCAGCCTCTCCGACATTCTCAATGCTGAATTCCCCTTTTCTTCTGAGGTGAGACTGAGGGTGCCAGGGTGTTTCAGGATGCTCTTGAGCCGTTGAGCACAGGGAGACTGGTGGCCTTTCCTGGGTACCAGCTCCTCAGCAGTTTCCTTAAACACCAGGCTGGGCTCCAGGCTTCGGCTCTTGCCCTCCCCTCTGCTGTCCCGTTGCCGCTGCAATGTTTTCTTCACTGCGGCTGGGAAACCTCTGCAACCCCCTTAGCCTGGAAGCCCTGCTCTGCTTTCCCTTGGCCTGCAATGACCTTACCCTGCGGAACAATGTGCTGGCTCTGCACCTGCGCACCCCTGCCCCTCTCCATCTTTGTCATTGCTGTATGCCAACAACCAAGTAGAAGAGCAGCTGAAACTGTCGGCATCACAGCCATCTGTATCTTTTAGCTCAGCTACATGTGCCCACTTATTGCACAGTGGCATCTGTTGCACCTTTACCTGGTTTGCTTTCTCCGGCACATCCTCTCGAGGCTCTGGCAGCTCATGCCGTGTCTCCCGGTGCTGCGGCGGTGCTTTACGGTAAGGCTTCTTGGTGGAGGCAGTGCTGGTCATTCTTACTGCTCCTGCCAGAAAGGAAAACAGAGGGCATCAGGGGCATGGAGAGGCCTAGAAAGTCTTGGCAGAGGCAGAAAGTGAGCACACAGCGCTACTGC from Xenopus laevis strain J_2021 chromosome 5S, Xenopus_laevis_v10.1, whole genome shotgun sequence includes the following:
- the tjap1.S gene encoding tight junction-associated protein 1 isoform X1 yields the protein MTSTASTKKPYRKAPPQHRETRHELPEPREDVPEKANQEPQTEGERIQFLQHQNDELRRRLAYATTKMEAMEHEVDARGQYLEMELSRNREEVEKLKDKFRRLQNSYTASQRANQDLEEKLHTLASLSQSWIYSIKKAEMDRKTFDWEIVELTNKLMDAKTTINKLEELNDRYRQDCNLAVQLLKCNKSHFRNHKFADLPYKLQDLVAKHMQSAATSPGSGQDSPSGLSQSDVVPTSVIARVLEKPESLILNSATSSSGSGPTAEDVFVHVDMSGCGERERETRRQQQNGSLQHQGSVDSASEDPPTFEKLNPYPTPPPPHPMYPGRKVIEFSDEKVRIPKNSPLPNCTYATRQAISLRLVQGEDGSPDRHRTVPNSPASTASYPQRARSADNPARSPLSSAAPSSASSEEDMLANWQRMFVERAAPSTEGSLAHRTSYSRDTAVELQKGFSRSMQELSMAAQAFSDGESFGLSWAGSRESSLEVDGMENRRGHLPNEYGKEFSQEEAQDLLSGTMEEEEEEEEPEEHLVPSEEAEEEERIIEEYVVNKTLVEGEDGLFMESYPNVRPHRSPKRMGVHHLHRKDSLTRAQEQGNLLN
- the tjap1.S gene encoding tight junction-associated protein 1 isoform X2; its protein translation is MTSTASTKKPYRKAPPQHRETRHELPEPREDVPEKANQEPQTEGERIQFLQHQNDELRRRLAYATTKMEAMEHEVDARGQYLEMELSRNREEVEKLKDKFRRLQNSYTASQRANQDLEEKLHTLIKKAEMDRKTFDWEIVELTNKLMDAKTTINKLEELNDRYRQDCNLAVQLLKCNKSHFRNHKFADLPYKLQDLVAKHMQSAATSPGSGQDSPSGLSQSDVVPTSVIARVLEKPESLILNSATSSSGSGPTAEDVFVHVDMSGCGERERETRRQQQNGSLQHQGSVDSASEDPPTFEKLNPYPTPPPPHPMYPGRKVIEFSDEKVRIPKNSPLPNCTYATRQAISLRLVQGEDGSPDRHRTVPNSPASTASYPQRARSADNPARSPLSSAAPSSASSEEDMLANWQRMFVERAAPSTEGSLAHRTSYSRDTAVELQKGFSRSMQELSMAAQAFSDGESFGLSWAGSRESSLEVDGMENRRGHLPNEYGKEFSQEEAQDLLSGTMEEEEEEEEPEEHLVPSEEAEEEERIIEEYVVNKTLVEGEDGLFMESYPNVRPHRSPKRMGVHHLHRKDSLTRAQEQGNLLN